AAAAAGGTGAACCTCTTCGCAGAGCTCCAGGGCAGCAGTCACCAGGATTAGCCCAGTGCTAATCCGCTTGGCCCGCACCCCTTGGCCGAGCCAGTAGCGTGAGACGTTGATGAGATACTGGGGATGAAAGTAATAAACAGCTTGCTGAGATTCAAAATCATCCAGGACATATTTGACGCGGATTGAGACGTCCGTGTTGCGAGTGTTGTAGAAAGCTGGCAGGAGAACGGAAGCGTTCTCGTAGACCTGGAGCACATCGTAGAAGGGTTTCCTCCATTTCTCCAGCTTATGAAATCTAAAGGGAAAAGGATGCAAGTGGTGGTCAGACCAGTGAGGACTCAATCTGGACCCAGTAGATAAGAAACCTTCAATGGGcttttactgaaacatttctgaTACAGAGATAATTGAAATTATGTTTCAATTAAGAAGGGGAATATATTTAGGTTTGTAGCTAAAGCATCAATATGAAATGTAGAGCAAAAatgcagagaataaaaaaatacatattctccCCTCTTTTGACAATACACTCATTAGACAGTGGACAAGCTTTGTAGACATTCTGATAATGTCTCACTTCgcattttattataaaaagtaTGTAATTTTTCCAAGGTTTGGTCAGTTGTATAGTGCATTACGCAGTGCAGAACTGTATAAAAAAGTGGCAAAtatcaaagcagaacaaaatcaCTTCTAAAATGTCTAACtgtaacatttaaaagaaatccaCGATACAAGCAAATGTTGcttgagaaaagaaacagattccCCCAGCAAGAACGGAAAGCAATAATTAGCCTCATGATCCCAAACTCGTCAGCAGTGTGGCATTAAGgcattaaatttaaatttaaatttaaaatcactTAGTCAATCCTGGGTACAAAGTTTAACTGGCATTTTTCGCTACAATGTGCGCTGCTTTATTTAAGAATTTAGGGTGGGAACCAGTTGCTTCCACCCTAATGTGTCCCATACATTTGCCTGGGGCTTGCCAGCATGGTACAGGACTTCCAGGTGAAGAATGACTCCGCTGTTATGATTTCAGCTCATCAGCTTCCCATTTCCTGTTATCAGTGTGCAGGTTTAAGTGTTTAACACATTTCTATAAGTTGTTATACTGAATAACTTAAATTCAGAATGAAATATATGATTCATCGCGTCAGTTTAAAGTAATATTGGAGAAAAGGATTCTCTGTAGCAGAATTTAATGAAAAGTAGATTTATAAAAGCAATAGGAGGTGAAAATACAAAAACCAGAAATGACCTCTCAGTAATTATACTGGGATTGACAGTCACGACATCCGTCTTTACCCCAACGTCCGTAAAGTATTTCTCAGATATAGGAGGCAAATTGCATctataaaggaaagaaattagtAAGAAAGTTAAACAATTCCTTGCACATTTTCAGGACTAGAAAGCAGAATTGATTTAAGCATTTCTTCCAAGCAACAAATCTAGAAACAGATTGAGAATTTAAAATGCTATGAAATGTGTTGTTGCCCAAACAATGCATTAAAGTAACAAGTTCTTAGGGGCTGTATGAAAACCTCTCTTCTACCCCAAGTCTGCCAGAGCTGACCCCTTTTTGTGGATGTAGCCAATGTTCACTCATTTTGCTTCCTTAATAGCAGTTCAACTATTTACTTTGGCAGTTTAGGACAAGAAAAGGGATGAAGCCCTGTGGGAATACAAGGGAAGATTGGCGAGGTTGATTGTAAACacactcaagtgacttgcagctggacTGTCAAAAAAGACATATATCTCACTAATTGTTGCTTAGCCTTGTGTGTCTGACATGTAGAATGTCTGcatttagataacacaggcctgaGAGAGGCTCAGGGGCACCTTAtcgaacatccttgagattcctgctctgctgtgggaaagatcaaagcacagtggaaaagtacGCCTGCAAAGATCCTGGATATCTACAGGCGAAAGCAGCAGGCCcgagatcttttctttcttctcctctttcttgtTAGCAAGGTctgagctctgcagtgcctgcATCCCCACTTGCGTGCCtctgcccgggtgctgctgcagagatcccctgGGTTGCAAGGTAACGAGAATAAACTTGCTTTTTGCATGTCATCTGTGGTTTTctggttgttcctgtgtcctgcctgtgccgGCTCACCCAAGCCCCAAGCACAATCAGCCCATAAaatcaaagacttcctcagcaaCAGCTGAGCTATATTCAATAATTAATAGATAAACTATATCTATAATATAGCTTTtaacatgcttttgttttttaccCAAGAGAATTTAGGGGAAATGTTCCACAAGAGAGAAATCTGTCCAGTCCTAATTAATCCAAAACTATCtgcttccctttcttttttctttataagtaTCTCCTAGCACAGTGTAAGAACTGCAGTTCTCACTCTACAGATTCACTAGAGGACACCAAAGCTATCAGGAGCAAACTTGTGAAGATTTGCAAACCTTGACTTTGCCCAGCCTCCACTCACTTTGGCCTTGACCTTGATTCATCATCTCACAAAATTTAGAGCATCTCTCAAGGGATGCTAAAGTTATTGAAACACACAAATGCACAAGCTATCACACAAGCTTTACTTCTATAGGAAACCCAGATTAAAAAAAGGTTCAGCATGTATTATCAGAGGCAATATAAGTGGCCTTGCAACTAGTTTTACACTCAGTTTAAGCTAGCATTAGATCCATTTTGAAAACTTTTGAAGTGATCTACAAGCCTCAATAAAAGCCATCACTGTTAAGACCCCCACATCACAAAAATACTGCTGTGCCTAATTCCTAAACATCTCCGTGTTTCTGAAGATCAGGGCTGAATAGGAGAAAACTGTGGAGGTATTTAGGGTAAGCGATGCTCGGGGTTTTCACAATACTAAAGTTCAGCTGTCAGCATAATTTCTTAGTCACAGGGAAAGGGCGAGTGGGGGAGCAGAAGAATGCACAAAGTCCTTCAAGGTCCTTGCCAGACTCAGGAGGTTCATATCTATTTTCCAGAGAGTCCCTCTCTATCAggtcagagaatttttttttagccAACTCATCCTCCCCATAGGCAGTGTTATTTCCAGCACTCTTCTATGCTAGGTCATGCAACGTCCTTCTGGAGGCCTCTAGCATCCTCAGTTCCACCTAGTACTGGGCACTGTGCTCATCAGATTATATTTGAAAAAGGTCTTCAAATACTCATCTTCAATATTTTTCAACAATAAACTGCCACAAGGATTAAGAAAGACTGAATTTGTTGGAAGTGATAATTCCTTATAAAAATGATACAACCTGCACAAACTCTACTTTTGCCATAAGACTCCAAAAATTCATCCCTGCAAAGAGGGTAGTCCCATCTCTAAATGCACCATGTTTCATCACAGACCTCTACTCCGGCCAGTAGATGGAGATAGACAATAACAACTAGTAAATGCAATTCATGTGTGTGTACTTTATATATTCTACTGAACTATAATTAATTGTtatcaaaatttatttcataGAAAAATCTTGGCTGCATCCTGCTGGCCACAAGCTTCCTGACAACAAAAGGATTTTTCCAGGTGTCCTGAAGGAATCAATGAATGCTGGCACTGCTCCATAGGcagtttttgaaataatttcaaagaattATTTCATTGGTGACCAAGACGGTGATTCCTGACAGTTTGGTATTAGACTGGAAAGTGGATACATTTAGACCTGACCTTAAATACGAGCTTTACTTTAAAATTGATGTCAGCAGACCTTAAGCTCTTAAACACTAGCATGTCTTTGTGCTGGTTCCACATATTTCAGAGATGGTGaaccaggggtttttttgcacaagTACTGACATATTTATTCCTATTTTAGTTCTACTTAAGCCTCTATTTAATTAATTACTGGTACCAAAAGCAACCCAATTTCTAAGTTCTGCAGTGATCTGATCTGCTCTTTTTAATCATTTTTGGGACAGTTCAGGGCAGAGTACCAGTGGTAAAAAGGGACCTCCACTGAAAGCAGACATTTGCTGCCCATATTTCCACTTTGACTCAACAGCTTCTCATCTCCATGTGTAACGTGTATCACTCCTTTCAACCACACTGATAGCTGTGATCCAACACAATAGAAGGGAATCTACAGTAGTTATTTAATGTATACAGGGTACACTAGGCTTTGAAGAAGCAAATTATGTGAAGCCTGGACTGTTTCACAGATTAAAACTAAGACAACCATTTTCTATAAAGTGGGCACAAGAGGTAGACACAAGGGTCTGAAAACAATGAACAGCGAAGGTAGGACCTGTAAAATTCTATTTCTCATTTGATGCCAAATTAAATTAAGAATGCAGTGAGCCAAAATCTGACCTAATTTTTGCTGGTATGAAATCAGAGAAATTAATTGGTTTATGCACAGTTATTCTAAACTGCTGGCAACGTACCCAAAATCAGAAAACAGGCCAATAGaagtaaaaagatttttcttttctacagaacAGGTCATGAATCTGTGATCTAGTTGTCATATCCCATGACCTAGGCAAAGAGCTTAACAGGATTTAGAGAGGGATTAGTCATGcatatgaataattaaaaaatatttcccatgtaTATTAAGGATGATAAAAGTGCTGATAAACTCCGTTATCCAGGGACAAAAGTTGTGGGACATCCCAGTCTACGCAAAACCTGAATAACTCCACATATGGTGGGGAGCACAATATGAAGACACTCAACCTCCAGAGTTATTCAAGGCATCTCCGCACAACCTGGAGTCTAGAGTAGTGATTACTGTAACTCCCATTATCCAGCACTTGAGCTCTGCACCACTTCAGAAACACACTTCTGAGGCACGTGAACTGCACAGCGTGGAGCTATTAACATCTGGCCAAGCTGCCTGTCACGCAATAGAGGTTGTACCTCTGGTTCAGAACTGCGCCAGAAAATCATGGCCACATTCACAGGACACTGCTTATGAGCTAATGTCCATGGAGGGATAAATCCACAACCCGAGTGACAGGGGATGTCCTGAAAGAGGACATCAAACTTTGTCAATAAGTCAATGATTAACTACATGGAGTTAGGGAGAAATAATTCctcaaagaataatttttaaacaaatatacgtgaggggtttttttccaaaacattgcTTTTTGTGCAAGAAGCAGGCTTGATAGGGCCAGTTTGACAAATCCCATGTTTCCACGTGAGAGAGAACAGGTTTGCAATTCTTTATTTGTCattaaaacaggcaaaaagaaaaacgGTGCTGTGATGATTACCGGAACACGAAGTCTGCACTGTCAATCTCCCGGCCACATCTGCTGTTCTTCAGAATTCCTCCGTTCCCAACCACCGCACATTTCTTAAACTGGGAGCGGTGGTATGGCATATCCTGCAACATCACAGTAAGGAAGCAGTTAAATACCCTGAAACATGGAGgcaacaaatctttttttttactttttccttttttttctgcagttgcaTCTTGCTGCAGATGCACTAATCATAGGAAGTTGACACTGGTTCTGGTCCACAGTATTCCCATGGTGTACATAAACGGGTGGGATTGTTTTCTGTGCAATTAGAGATAGCATGGGCAACTaactcagagggaaaaaaagcaataaccTGGTTTTGTCCAGACTTAATAACAGAGTAAGTCATTTCAGAAACTTGCTTTCCCTTCTGACTTCCACACGAGGGCATGAGCCATAAAATTAGCATACCCTAGGCATTGCCTTCTGAGCTGCCTGCACACTGCTCGCTCCTCAGGCTCTGATGTCCTGCTTTCAGGAAGTCTGCACGCATAGTTTCAGAGCAGCTAGTAAAGCCCAAGAAGTCTCTCTAAGTCAGACAGCACACTACAGCTATTTATCGGAACCTAGCCCAAATTTTAGTGCTTGCTACCACTAATTGTACTAATAGTATTAATGATTATTAATTAGCGCTTGTACTACCAGCAGTGCCTAGAGACTTTGGTCAGGCACCTTCCTGGACTTGTGTAGGCTGTATCTTTCTGAAATCTTCAGGCAAAATTCTGCCTTCATATGCAGACATGCAGCTGCTGCTGATGCCAGAGAGAGTGAAAATCATCTCCTGGAGAACAGAACTGGGCTGTCAGGGTGAGAGGGTTGTGACGCAGAACTGAGCCACGCTACGCCTTATGAATATGTAGAGATGTGCTTATATAAGCATGACAGCGCTCGTTTTGGTACATACATATTTTATCAATAATTTCATACCGCAAACTACAGAGAGATGTGATAGTGGCATGACATTTCTAGGTGGTTATTCCCAGGATCTTTCCATAGCATTCATAAACCATGAGGCAAAAGGGCACGCAATTACACCTGtctgagaaaagcagcagctgcctaACAGAGAGGCAAGATAGAGTTGCTTGTGTTTTATCCAGAGATTTCTTAACACAAAATGCCTTGGCAGTCCTGAAAGGGAGATCAGAAGCCAGGTCTCCACACTCAGCATGAGGCTCTTCGCCCTTGCAGTCTTGCTCCCGTGCTTTCAGCCCTTTATCTCCTACATTTGAcatgctgcagccctgctcctaGGCAGAGGGTGGCTTGGGCCACATAGGTGCTGCCCAGTGAATCCCAAAGGCACTTTGGCAGGGGATGGAGCCCGCAGAGCATCCTCAAGGCATACCTGGATAAATACAACAGCAGCTATAGGACAGTCCTAGCAAAAGCGTAGGAGTCTAGACTTTTGTGCATTCATCTGTGCAGTCAAGCAGGGTTTTGAGGATACTACTCCTGGATTTTGGTGTACCCATTCTTTGCATGTCTCCAGATACCAAAACGCTTTCCTGGATCTGAGcctttcccctgccctgccccagttCCCCATGTGCACATTTAGATAACAGCACTACCCTACCTCTTAGTAGTGCTTGGGAAGCAAACGGATTAAAAGTGGTTAGACCCTGAAGGACAACATTAATGACACAAATCTAAGTACTTCaatatttttctgactttctgaAGGGGAtaaatttcagttatttcctCCAAATATGCCATTTTAAATTCATGAGGTGTGACCCGTGATAAATCATAGTCACATAAGCCCATTTCTGCACATCATTCACTCTGTGCAATGGGAATCGCTCACTGGTTATAACTTTGAATGACCCCCTAGGTCAAGGATTATTTGCTGAAAAGGTTTTGAATAGTCATTATgatgaatatatttaaaaattgttcagCCTATTCACAGAGAAGCTGCAAACAGAaataagtataaaaatatttggtCACTGTGAATATGAATTATAAAATAATCATGCCCCTAAAAAAGCAGACCTACCCCAAATGTTGGATTTATTGTATGTGAGTattgtacttttaaaaaagttctgATCAGTAAGTGCCTCTTTTATTCAGCTTTCTTAAGTTATTTCATTAGCCACTTTGTTGTTCGGTCAGTAATATTCTGcaggaaaatatatatacattgcATAATAGAGCCGCTAACCACTAGAAAATAGGATAATCAGCTAAAATatcatataaaaaataaacattttcaaagtgtaAGTATGAATTTTGTAGAAATGTCAAAAAGCCAAAAGCTAAATGCTTGGTTATGGGATAGTATCTAATGCAGCAAGTAGAGTGAAGTTGATTCTGCAAATGGGCAGAGGCATGAGGCACCTTTGGAAACATTTTGAAGATTTCTTGATTGATATGGAAGATTCCACTAGTATCCACTTCATATTTCAGTTTAGTTCCCAAGGGAGTATTTTTCTGGGTGGTGAACAGAAAGGCAGGAGCATTGCAACACCTCGACAAAGTAGACCTGtaaagtgaaaaagagaaataagattAAGGAGCTGATAGCATGCTTTAGGATTTGCAGTTACTATTACTCCTAACAAggcatttttcagcaaaaataaactttttagcTGTAGGAGGGTAAAATGGTGGTTTGCTggattttcctttagaaaatttcAGATTCAGTGAAATTTTCCCTGATTGAGGAatttatggttaaaaaaaaaaaaaaagaacccagaAGAAATGAGATCCCTGTACCTGTCTCTCTTCTAGGCTTCAGGAAATACATGTGTAAACTCTGCTCTGCTTCAGACCCCAAAGCTGAGCTTCTGCTCCTAATATCCTTGGGAAACCATCCTAATGAATTAGTCCCTCTCTGCTTTATAGGTTTTCCCACTTTTGTAAATTATTTACTCATCACTGGGCAGGAATCACAGGGCTTAAGTATTTGTCTGGGTATGTGGAAGCATGGCAGGGCAGGGACTTAAACACAGCAATATCTAAAGACATTACCCCACTCACCAGACTACTGTGGAGCATGGCACACTTTATTcacaaaataacttttaaagGCCTTAGTTTTGCCTTTGACCTTGCATATGTGCATTAGGAAGACAATGTGACCCAACAGATGGGTGCCAGGCAGACTGGTCATGGCTACAACTCAAAAATCTCAGACAAATGGTCAAACTTTTCTTTGTCACTGGGACAAAATGTCAGGTATTCCAATGCCAACAAGAACTGTTTTGAAATCTCAAATATGGGATTATTGGCATCAGAGCAAGTCCATTCAGCTCTGATATGAAATTTAAACAGGAAAAGCCACTTTTCAAATAGGAGTACATTTTTAGCTCCCATCTTTCCCTGAatgcttttctccttttactgGTGGAACTGAAAGCCCTGACTTCAGCTTACTCTTACTCCAGAGCCAGTTTGTTTCTCAGTCAATGCATCTCATacctttaatgaaaaatacatgtcATGGCACAAACATGAAGACAAAGCCAAACAGCTCTCAAATAACCTAGATTAAATACCTTGCCTCTGAGGTATGTGGCCTCATTATGAGTTGGAAGAATAAGTCAGTCTTCTTTACGGGCTTTATTACAAGCATCAGACAGCAAATACAGAATTATGCAAACATTTCAGTGATGTCCAATTACTATTATATACTCGACTCATGCAGAATGACACAATTATGATGATCAGATCAAGGCAGCAATTGAGACTGAATAAGTcaataaataatttctaataaTGAAATCATTAATAATTACAAGCAGGTAGTGGGATTGAGTTGTGGTGAGGTACGAAAAAATTCTTCATTAGTTCTGCATTAAGGAATTTAAAGTGATGTTGTTCTTTAATATCCAACTGGTTTTCCAGAGGCACGTTCCTTAATGTCAATGTCTGATACCTGAGGAGGAAGACTGTCAAGGAAATTGCTTTCTTTAGTCTCCAGGTACAAAAGCTAGTGTGATTTTTGcgcttcctcctccctgctgcttaAGTAGCTGACATTTGAGTTTTGCTCAGTTCTCCCCATCTCACCTGATGGTCCAGAACTGGCAAAGTTCAAAAGCCAACAGCTCAGTGGTGTTAGACCACCACTATTCAGCCTCCTACTAGTCTAGCTCCAAACTCAGAGACTTTGGTCTGCTTTTAAGTGACTACAGTTTCTCCACACCTTCACACACTGAAGACTGTCCCAtaagacaaaaatgaaacagactttgaacttcttttttttttttttttttttttcccccttgactAGCATGATTACTGTTCCTGGAACCAGCTAACAAAGGTTGGGTAACATCTAGGTGCCAGCGGGAGTTTCTTAAGCAGTGATATATCGTGCAGTCAGGCGTAGCCAGAGACGGAGGTCTTTCATCTCTTCTCTCAGTGCATTGTCTAGGATGGAGAAGGGTTCTTTGCTTACTGTGGGTGGCCTGAGAGAGAGTGATGGTCCTCCTGATGGGCTTTAGATAGTCCTTTCTCATTGCTCCCATCTCTGGGCTGGCCCTCATACTTCAATGTGCTCCTTGCGCTCTGGGCACAATCATTAGTTCTCTTACTCCAAGCAACCTTTCAGACAGTAGGCTCTAATCCTGAATGGCTCTTGTCTTCAACATGAGCTCTGATAATTGTCCATCAAacaatttccagaaaaaaatatactaaaaaacccctaaaaaactGATGTGTGGAGCTCACATTGGAAAAACTGCTATGAGCCTGAGACTAAcaattagttatttttaaagatgttaatGACTAACTCAGCACATGCATTCTCACATTCTCTCATTAACTCGTGACAGCTATTTCCTAGAATCATGTAAGACAATTTGGGAGAAAGCTGTGGGGCCTTATTCTAAACAAGAGCTCTGAATCGTGCCAGTGACTTACAGATTTAACCAGTCTATATTCCACTTACTCTTGAAATAACGTGTTTTCTCTAGCCCTGCTCAATTATGGCCCTTGAATACATCAATATACAACATTCAAATATTGTTTTGGCTTTATTCTACTATTGCCTTCACAAGACCAATTTCAAAAGTTGTATCTTGAAAGGACCATGGAGGACTCTCAGCAAAGAGGAATTCACACAAAGGAAGACAGAGTATTACAGAAACAAACTGAAGAGGTCTCTGAAGACCAGAAAAAATATCTAGGTAATCAGGGAGTAATAGctgagaagacattaaaaaagagGAAGTCATAAACAAGGTCTGACAGTACCTAatacaccacagaaaaaaatccagtttgaGTATTTTGTAGGCCAAATGTGCAGTGTCACTGATGATATTACCATTTTACACCACCAGAGAGTTAGGTTGATGTATTAGGTGCATCCATTAAGTCTTGGCTCCACCCTTACTTCTGCCTGAATCATACCTGGAAGTCTTTCCCATATCAAATTCCCTGCCTTTCCTGGGAAGACTGTTCCACATGCCAGAAGAGCTCTCATTCACTCTTGCTGTTGACTTTTATAAAGTAGAAAAAGGTCCACATTTATTCAAAAGGATAGTACTCCAACAGTAACAGTGTTATAATGCTTATTCTTGCTATCCATGTGAAAGTTTAATCCCTCTACAGGAAGCTAAACTCAAACTAAAATAAATCTTACTCAGTCTTATTAATGTGGATCATTCTTACTTGAATAAATTAGCTTCTGTGACATTCATCTCCCATTTGCACATCTGAAGGCTCTTCCATCTGTCAAACAATTCAGTTTGTTTCACcctaaaagataaaaagaaagaaaataaaaattcactttaTTACAAGGGCCTCACTTCCTAAACCAGCTGCAGCCAGGGTTCCATGCAGTAGGCTTTTGATAGGGCAAACTAGTTGGTCTAGCCAGTGCaaaatttatcatttttatttcttttttctgctcagACATAGCAACTCTAAGCCATGTATACACTGGTAGTGATGGAGCTCTTCAGATGTTTGGGACTGACTTCTACTCCCTGGTAGGCATTCTCCATTTCTTCAGGATAAAAAATACAGTACTGAGCAAGAAGCATCTACTGTGCCAATGTCTTTCGACAGTCTGCTGGAAAGCAgtggctttggggaaaaaagttgcACCTAGCAGAAGGGCCTAGCAGAGCAGGTGTTGGAAAAGAGCATACTTTGGAAAACATGGTCAATTGCCATTTTATTTTGGTGAGGTTATCTTAATCCATGAGATGCTACAGAATGGGCACTGTTGGTAAATCCATTTTATAAACTGCAAGAGCATGTGTGTAGGGATAAGAATCTGTGAAGGTAAGAGGACATGAAAAGCTCTTTACAGGATCTCTCACTCTCCTTCTGTTAATAAATATACTTTTAGTTATGTCAAAAAAATGACACTCCTATTTCTACGAGGCTGATACAGGATGACACATTTTTGGTGATATCATGAATTCGAACCACTTCTACCTTAGAGTTCATACCTATTCTGTATTTGGACAACAGAGATAATGAAGGCCTTGCAACTATCTAGAG
The Strix uralensis isolate ZFMK-TIS-50842 chromosome Z, bStrUra1, whole genome shotgun sequence DNA segment above includes these coding regions:
- the ST8SIA5 gene encoding alpha-2,8-sialyltransferase 8E isoform X2, with product MGYTDPSSSRDLLGNRTLFFIFICAFAVVTLLQQILYGRNYLKRYFEFYEGPLEYNSTKCLELRQDIIEVKVLSMVKQTELFDRWKSLQMCKWEMNVTEANLFKSTLSRCCNAPAFLFTTQKNTPLGTKLKYEVDTSGIFHINQEIFKMFPKDMPYHRSQFKKCAVVGNGGILKNSRCGREIDSADFVFRCNLPPISEKYFTDVGVKTDVVTVNPSIITERFHKLEKWRKPFYDVLQVYENASVLLPAFYNTRNTDVSIRVKYVLDDFESQQAVYYFHPQYLINVSRYWLGQGVRAKRISTGLILVTAALELCEEVHLFGFWAFPMNPSGIFITHHYYDNVKPRPGFHAMPSEIFNFLHMHSKGILRVHTGTCSCC
- the ST8SIA5 gene encoding alpha-2,8-sialyltransferase 8E isoform X1 — its product is MGYTDPSSSRDLLGNRTLFFIFICAFAVVTLLQQILYGRNYLKRGLQFSWQNGEELANWTGTFNFTDDGAVKSGSDTGTRYFEFYEGPLEYNSTKCLELRQDIIEVKVLSMVKQTELFDRWKSLQMCKWEMNVTEANLFKSTLSRCCNAPAFLFTTQKNTPLGTKLKYEVDTSGIFHINQEIFKMFPKDMPYHRSQFKKCAVVGNGGILKNSRCGREIDSADFVFRCNLPPISEKYFTDVGVKTDVVTVNPSIITERFHKLEKWRKPFYDVLQVYENASVLLPAFYNTRNTDVSIRVKYVLDDFESQQAVYYFHPQYLINVSRYWLGQGVRAKRISTGLILVTAALELCEEVHLFGFWAFPMNPSGIFITHHYYDNVKPRPGFHAMPSEIFNFLHMHSKGILRVHTGTCSCC